The Henckelia pumila isolate YLH828 chromosome 2, ASM3356847v2, whole genome shotgun sequence genome includes a window with the following:
- the LOC140884934 gene encoding glycerol-3-phosphate dehydrogenase [NAD(+)]-like isoform X1 has protein sequence MWDAEKCCGYCCWFRRWVEDGKQYEGERSINFLSLISCLLSMTLVTLKFFYMMIYHAAIMRIGLREIKAFSKLFFPSVKDSTFFESCGVADLITTCLGGRNRKCADAFARNGGKRSFDELEAEMLQGQKL, from the exons ATGTGGGACGCTGAAAAATGTTGTGGCTATTGCTGCTG GTTTCGTAGATGGGTTGAAGATGGGAAACAATACGAAGGTGAAAGGAGCATAAATTTTCTGAGCTTAATTTCTTGTTTACTTTCTATGACATTGGTCACCTTAAAATTTTTCTATATGATGATTTACCATGCTGCAATAATGAGAATTGGTTTGAGAGAAATAAAGGCGTTTTCAAAGCTGTTTTTCCCTTCTGTTAAGGACAGTACATTCTTTGAAAGCTGCGGTGTTGCAGATTTAATTACAACATGCT TGGGGGGAAGAAACAGGAAATGTGCGGATGCTTTTGCTAGGAATGGTGGGAAGAGATCTTTCGATGAGCTTGAAGCAGAGATGTTGCAGGGCCAGAAATTATAG
- the LOC140884934 gene encoding glycerol-3-phosphate dehydrogenase [NAD(+)]-like isoform X2, which yields MQNSSKILSDSYRGKEIAEKWVKLFNISYFMVSPVQDMEGVELCGTLKNVVAIAAGFVDGLKMGNNTKDSTFFESCGVADLITTCLGGRNRKCADAFARNGGKRSFDELEAEMLQGQKL from the exons ATGCAAAATTCCAGCAAAATTCTAAGCGATTCTTACAG AGGCAAAGAGATTGCGGAGAAATGGGTAAAACTGTTCAACATCTCTTACTTCATGGTCTCACCG GTCCAAGATATGGAAGGAGTTGAACTATGTGGGACGCTGAAAAATGTTGTGGCTATTGCTGCTG GTTTCGTAGATGGGTTGAAGATGGGAAACAATACGAAG GACAGTACATTCTTTGAAAGCTGCGGTGTTGCAGATTTAATTACAACATGCT TGGGGGGAAGAAACAGGAAATGTGCGGATGCTTTTGCTAGGAATGGTGGGAAGAGATCTTTCGATGAGCTTGAAGCAGAGATGTTGCAGGGCCAGAAATTATAG
- the LOC140884934 gene encoding glycerol-3-phosphate dehydrogenase [NAD(+)]-like isoform X3, whose translation MVSPVQDMEGVELCGTLKNVVAIAAGFVDGLKMGNNTKDSTFFESCGVADLITTCLGGRNRKCADAFARNGGKRSFDELEAEMLQGQKL comes from the exons ATGGTCTCACCG GTCCAAGATATGGAAGGAGTTGAACTATGTGGGACGCTGAAAAATGTTGTGGCTATTGCTGCTG GTTTCGTAGATGGGTTGAAGATGGGAAACAATACGAAG GACAGTACATTCTTTGAAAGCTGCGGTGTTGCAGATTTAATTACAACATGCT TGGGGGGAAGAAACAGGAAATGTGCGGATGCTTTTGCTAGGAATGGTGGGAAGAGATCTTTCGATGAGCTTGAAGCAGAGATGTTGCAGGGCCAGAAATTATAG